Proteins co-encoded in one Bacillus thermozeamaize genomic window:
- a CDS encoding succinate dehydrogenase iron-sulfur subunit: MSGEQQTIRLIIKRQDGPGEKPYYEEFDIPYRKNMNVISALMEIQRNPVNAQGKKTKPVVWEQNCLEEVCGACSMIINGRPRQACTALIDQLEKPIRLEPMASAFPVERDLVVNRERMFENLKRVKAWIPIDGTYDLGPGPRMPEYERQIAYEYSKCMTCGVCLEACPNVNDRSTFMGPQVIGQVRLFNTHPTGKMNAHERLEALMGPGGITECGNAQNCVQACPKGIPLTTAIAELNRATVAFGIKRWLSQ, encoded by the coding sequence ATGAGTGGGGAGCAACAGACGATTCGGCTGATCATCAAGCGACAGGACGGCCCTGGTGAAAAGCCATATTATGAGGAATTTGACATCCCGTACCGCAAAAACATGAATGTGATCAGCGCATTGATGGAGATCCAGCGCAATCCGGTCAACGCCCAAGGAAAAAAGACCAAACCGGTCGTCTGGGAGCAGAACTGTTTGGAAGAAGTTTGCGGGGCCTGTTCGATGATCATCAACGGGCGGCCCCGGCAGGCTTGTACCGCCCTGATCGATCAGCTGGAAAAGCCCATCCGGCTGGAGCCGATGGCTTCCGCGTTTCCTGTGGAGCGCGATCTGGTGGTCAACCGGGAGCGGATGTTTGAAAACCTGAAGCGGGTCAAAGCATGGATTCCCATTGACGGCACCTATGATCTGGGGCCAGGGCCGCGGATGCCGGAATATGAACGGCAGATCGCGTATGAGTACTCCAAGTGCATGACCTGTGGCGTCTGCCTGGAGGCCTGTCCGAATGTCAACGACCGCTCCACCTTCATGGGGCCGCAAGTGATCGGCCAGGTACGCCTTTTCAACACCCATCCGACCGGCAAGATGAATGCCCATGAGCGGCTGGAGGCGCTGATGGGGCCGGGCGGAATTACGGAGTGCGGCAACGCCCAAAACTGTGTTCAGGCCTGTCCGAAGGGAATCCCTCTGACGACGGCCATCGCGGAATTGAACCGGGCCACTGTGGCCTTCGGCATCAAGCGCTGGCTTTCACAATAA
- a CDS encoding terminase, which yields MTNYILEYWNKIQSGEVQACRRLKQQYQKLVDELENPRDPWVFDLEKANRPIEFIERFCKHSKGKWIGKPVRLELFQKAKIQAVFGFVHKETGLRRAREVLTIIGRKNGKSTEKAALGLYMLVGDGEGGAEVYSIATKRDQARIVFADHAVPMVMQSPALSKHIRKRKTDLYFPVTFSKFEPLASDSNSLDGLNVHYAIMDELHAIKDRNLYDVIKQAMTAREQPLLDMITTAGFVRECIYDSIYEYACNVLDGIVEDERFLAFIYELDDRSEWTDYRMWEKANPGLGTIKDYNELAANVERAKNDPDFLPTVLTKDFNLRDTVAGTWLTFDQINNEETFTMDDIRDTYAVGGADLSSTTDLTCTTLLIMKPDGKKYAVQQYFLPEDLLKIRVKEDKIPYDKWHARGLLTLCPGNKVDYSMVTAWFRRMVDEYEIYPLWIGYDPWNSQYWVDEMKAAGFQMEMVRQGAQTLSQPMKEMGADLSAKRINYNNNPILKWCLTNTSVKRDENDNIRPVKGQNQRQRIDGAVSLLIAYTVLFNHMDDYRALAC from the coding sequence GTGACCAACTACATCCTGGAGTACTGGAACAAAATCCAGTCCGGTGAGGTGCAGGCGTGCCGGCGGCTTAAGCAGCAGTACCAGAAGCTGGTGGATGAGCTCGAGAATCCGCGGGATCCGTGGGTGTTCGATCTGGAGAAGGCGAACCGGCCTATTGAGTTCATTGAGCGGTTCTGCAAGCACAGCAAGGGAAAATGGATCGGGAAACCGGTCCGGTTGGAGTTGTTTCAAAAGGCGAAGATCCAGGCGGTCTTCGGATTTGTCCACAAGGAAACGGGCCTGCGGCGAGCGCGGGAAGTTTTGACCATCATCGGCCGGAAGAATGGGAAGTCGACCGAAAAGGCGGCGCTCGGGCTCTACATGCTCGTCGGTGACGGCGAAGGCGGTGCCGAGGTTTACTCGATCGCCACGAAGCGGGATCAGGCTCGGATTGTTTTTGCCGATCACGCGGTTCCGATGGTGATGCAGTCCCCGGCGCTTAGCAAGCACATCCGGAAGCGCAAAACGGACCTGTACTTTCCGGTGACATTCAGCAAGTTCGAGCCACTGGCGTCCGACTCCAACAGCCTGGACGGCCTGAACGTCCACTACGCGATTATGGACGAGCTGCACGCGATCAAGGATCGCAACCTGTATGACGTCATCAAGCAAGCGATGACGGCCCGGGAACAGCCGCTGCTCGACATGATTACCACTGCGGGGTTTGTGCGGGAGTGCATTTACGACAGCATCTACGAGTACGCCTGTAACGTGCTGGACGGGATCGTTGAAGATGAGCGGTTCTTAGCGTTTATCTACGAGCTGGATGACCGTTCGGAGTGGACCGACTACCGGATGTGGGAAAAGGCCAATCCTGGCCTGGGCACGATCAAGGATTACAATGAGCTCGCGGCCAATGTGGAGCGGGCGAAGAACGATCCGGATTTCCTACCGACTGTACTTACGAAGGACTTCAACCTCCGGGACACGGTGGCCGGGACGTGGCTCACGTTCGATCAGATCAACAACGAAGAGACGTTCACGATGGACGACATCCGCGACACCTACGCCGTGGGCGGCGCCGACTTGTCCAGCACAACGGACTTAACCTGTACGACGTTGCTCATCATGAAGCCGGACGGGAAGAAGTACGCGGTTCAACAGTATTTCTTGCCAGAGGACTTGCTGAAAATTAGGGTCAAAGAGGATAAAATACCCTACGACAAATGGCACGCCCGCGGCCTGCTGACGCTTTGCCCTGGCAACAAAGTCGATTACAGTATGGTCACGGCATGGTTCCGCCGGATGGTGGATGAGTACGAGATTTACCCGTTATGGATCGGCTACGACCCGTGGAACTCTCAGTATTGGGTGGACGAGATGAAGGCGGCTGGCTTCCAGATGGAGATGGTCCGGCAGGGCGCGCAAACCTTGTCGCAGCCCATGAAGGAGATGGGTGCCGACCTGAGCGCCAAGCGCATCAACTACAACAACAACCCGATCCTCAAGTGGTGCCTGACAAACACCAGCGTAAAGCGTGATGAAAACGATAATATCCGGCCGGTAAAAGGCCAAAACCAGAGACAGCGTATCGACGGCGCTGTCTCTTTGCTTATTGCATACACCGTGCTATTCAACCACATGGACGACTACCGGGCGTTGGCGTGTTGA
- a CDS encoding helix-turn-helix transcriptional regulator, producing MDLVDGAQRKKPLLTNREREVFELLVKDKTTKEIAQLLFISEKTVRNHISNVICFE from the coding sequence ATGGACTTGGTAGATGGCGCACAACGCAAAAAACCACTTCTCACCAATCGAGAGCGGGAAGTATTCGAATTACTCGTGAAGGACAAGACAACCAAAGAAATCGCTCAACTGCTGTTTATCAGTGAGAAAACCGTTCGTAACCATATCTCCAATGTGATATGTTTTGAATAG